The Plasmodium falciparum 3D7 genome assembly, chromosome: 12 genome contains the following window.
aaaataatgaaggaAAAAACATATTGAATGGTAATGATTTGTTTAATGAAACAAATTCGAATGATAGTTATTTAGAAGGGCAACATatatcaaattatatattaaaattaaaaaatcaaataatagagaaaattataaagaaagTAAAAATTCTTGTTCTTACTACACAAATGCAcacaatatttaataataagtgCTTACTAAtacatgaaaaatatttatatagaattattcatttgaaatatgaagatgaaaaggaaaatcaattttttattatatgtgacAAATCATATAATAGTTTTTCTGATAatttaacaaaatattattccaAGAAATCAccaataaaagaaataaaaaatatttgtacTTTCCAAGGTAATTCTTTTATGTcttgtacatataaaaattttacaaataatgaagaaaataattttatttttgtttctgATAACGAAATTAAAGAATCCTTTGGAACAGGTATTGTACATGTGGCTCCTTCTCATGGTTTTACAGATTACAATTTttactataaaaataataaattaaaaaaaatatatctagatatatcaaattatcaagaaatagaagaaaagaaacaaacaagagataacaataaaataaacatctCTTGTAATGATATGAAAGCGGAAGTCTCTAAAAAGatatttaatgaaaattattttattaaaaataattctttatcACTAGATGTTATTAATGAAAATGTTATGGATGAAAATGATGACCTAAAAGATGAATATACAGAATtggtttataaaaatttggaaaaaaatattcatttcataaaaaaatatgaaactcCTTCAAATGCACAATCATTATTAAATAGTTTagatattatgaaaaaaaaaacaaagaaattaaatatcaatgaaaaagatattcattctttatttttttattctttttatgaaaatatactcttttattttccatatgaacattcatatacatatgatTGGAGATCACATACAACTGTTCAAATAAAATcattattacaaatatatgtagatattgataaaataaaaaataatatcccTTTTTATCaaagtattaaaaatatacattttataaataaacatgtaaaaaataatttaattaaaacaataaaagATAGAAATGAATGGTGTATTAGTCGTCAGAAATATTGGGGAGTTAACATACCTCTCAAAGATATAGAATTAGATCaaaatcaaaaaattatttttaacaatCAAATAATGGATGTATGGTTCGATTCTTctgtttcatatatatacgttttgtatatgtgtaaacatattttgttccatacatattttaataaaatatggaaatctgtcaaaaattataataatacatatcaAAAAGGGAaaggtaaatataaaaataaaataaattataataataaaaacgaaAATAAATTGTcctttaatatttatgatgtATATGATCAAATTATGAATCATGacgaatataatataagatCCATGGAAAATAAAgacaatattttattaaaaaatatattacaaaagaaaaaaatatttgacacttctaaaatgtataaatggATAAATAAACAGATACAAAAAggacaacaaaaaaaatattattcattccAATGGAATAGTATAAAAGATATAGTTTtctcaaaaaataataaaaaagaattttttaaaaaacactttaatatttttttatgttgtgAGGGTATTGATCAAATTAGGGGGTGGTTtcaatcctttttttttgtttttttttgtttaaattGGATAAACCAAAGGAAAAAAACAAGGTCCCAATTATTGAAAAATACTGATAAAATAATTGATAAAAAGGGGGTGGTCATTATAAAAAgggaacaaataaaaaataatataaaacattataccttaaataataataataataatgataataataataataataataatagtatctTTAGTGACGATTCTTTATGTTTTAATAACACATCTTCTATTGAAACGAATAGTAAACGTCTTCCTTCCCATTCGTACCTTCCCATAAAAAATGTCATCGTTCATAATTATGTAGtagatagtaataatattaaaatgagCAAAAGCTTAAATAATGTTATATCACCAAGAGAGTTGttttttgaaaaagaaaaggatgATATTCCCACGACGTCTAAGAGGAAAGATACTCAAAAGCCAGATGATCTTAATAAAAACACTGACATCAATAATAAAGGCAACATCAAcaataatgttaataataacaatgataTATTGATGAAAACAGGGAAACAGATTgatctaataaaaaaaaagaataaaaacaaaGACCTAAATAAACGCTTCAATGCTGATATTGTAAGGTTATGGGTGTGCTGCTACAATTTTgtaaatagaaatatatccATTAGTTATGAAATATTagaaaacataaataaatatatttatttaaaattatataatacatttaaatttataatgaataatatatatgatttaaatTTTGATGGAACAAAagataatatgaaaataaaatgggataatattcaaatgatagataaatttatattatataaaaaagataatttaataaaacacTGTACGAAAGCATATAAAAACTTTCAATtacaattattaataaaatatattatgaattttatatataccgATTTagctatatatatagattataGTAAAGatagattatatatacatgaaaaaaattctttaaaTAGAACAAATTGTCAAAAAAtactttataaaatattacgtgatcttattattttattaggACCTATTGTACCTCATTTATctgaagatatatattataatcttcaacttttaaaaaataaaacaaaaagaaaatatatgacaacacataataataataataataatatatctatcAATGAAGGGAAAATAAAATCTCTCTTTTTACGTCCATTTCCGAAATTTAAGAATTATAAACAAGTTAATTTAGATACtttatttctaataaaatattatattcataaacaAATATCAccatatttttcaaattccCTACAAGcaatagtatatattttttcaaataacgataatattattaatttaattaaatcgTTTTTACGTACACCTGATCCTCTTGaacaatttaataattatgatgacctacgttttctttttaacgtatccaatatttttatatgtgatAATATATGTCAAGTAGaggaaaaagataaaaattacaaaactTATAAAATACCGTTAcctaatataaatgaaaaaaatcaaattaaaaataaaaacaaaaacaagaagaaaaatttaaatgacTTCTTTCAACCTAATCAAAAACCAATTGTTGATCACATGTTAAAttttgatgaaaatataGAACATGCTATCATAAGTAtaggaataaataaaactgAATCCAAGCGTTGTTCAAGGTATgatttgtatgtatatatgtatatatgtgcatttttttatagttttattttttaatttttttttttgtataggTGTTGGATGTATGGAACGGTATATTCCTTTGAAGGTGAATATTTTTGTCCAAGATGtttaaatgttataaaatcacattataattaatttttttattctttgttataaattttttttttttttttttttttttttttttgaattactTTATTTtggtaatttttttattcaaattatttttaagacTTATTGTTTTtagtttttttctttttaatgaaaaatattttatcatcatatgaaatataatattattgaaaAATGTATTCAtcaatacaatatataatgcATGATAAATGGCATATAGATACAAAAAATCGggttcaaaataataaataaaaagtgaaaaaaaaaaaaaaaaaaaaaaaaaatatgcaaaatatatatgcacataaatatattatgtttctTCAACTATAAagtaatttttcttttattaacacacatataaataaatacataaataaataaatatatatatatatatatatttatgtacttttattttattttattttgttttattttgttttattttattttgtttcatTCTCATTTTTCCCCTTATTAACCATGAATTCATTTTgatattcaaaatatttttgcAGATATTCATGCTGTTTTAATTTTAGTTGAACCTTTCTtgtatttaataatacaagTTCCTTaagtaatttttttaaattatgttCTTCTAGGTTAGCTAATTCTCTTGACCTTTTTTTGGAAGATTTAATAATTGTATCatgtataattttcatatcatcgtcttttaaaatatatgttgatggtttttttttcatagaGTCATTAGTATTGTTGGGTACcgaattattatcattaatttggttattattatttacattattaacTTCCATgttattttccatatttccttcatttttaatttcattattatttgaaatattattattctcattGGGTAATGTTAaatgatcattattatttatattatcatcatttaaattattactattattattattattatttacatttatttcgTTAACATTTTCaccattttgttcatttatattatttttttcttcttccttCTGATAAGCATGGTCGataatttcttcattatgATGTCCcattttatttgtatcatctccattatgatgattatcattttcttttatttgttcttttttttccttttcattttcttctttttgtttttctaaaatatagtctacaattttttttgCAGCATATGCACCCACATAAGgactaatattattacatataaaagataaCAAGGAGAGAAGGGTATTGTTTTGTTCATAAGAATTTagtgatatattatttatatcatataaattatttaaatcaaAATATGGATTTGATAAAGGCatagaaataaatttatatatacattcatATGGTGTTtttgtttgtatatattcaCTAATTTGTTCCCAATTGTTTTTAAATTTACATACTCCTTctattaatttttctatttcatttatattccaatcattatttgataaattatatggAATATTTACCTTAACAAAATTTGAACTGTTCAGGACATTTGGATAATTACTAGAATTATAACAAACACTACACCAAATACATTTATCTACAACACCATatgatattctttttatgttTGTTGGCtttaatatgtaatatgtaTTTTCACATATTTTATCACAACTTATACAtttgtaattataattattataataattaggACTTTTACTATTATGTCTTATACTTTCCTTGGTCTGAATATGTTCATTATTGTTCCACTCCAATTTGTTTGATAAGGGATCACATAAAATGTTGATATCATTATGaagattataaatattaccaTAACAACTATtatggttattattattattattattattattattattatggttattattattattattattattgttatggTTACGGTtgctgttattattattgttgctgttattattattgttgctgttattattattgttgctgttattattattattattattaatatgactAATTtggttatattttttgctaCACAACTTTGATGAAGTGCTTTCCCCATCATGTCCCCCCATCATACTTGTATCATCcccatttattaaattaccATAACTATCGGATGTTccattatacatattattactcATAAGTTCgttgtaattattatgatt
Protein-coding sequences here:
- a CDS encoding isoleucine--tRNA ligase, putative — translated: MFKYGNFIVIIFLIFLSLIIELYLSLHIQKKHIPLDNKNNSFLQFINSEHYKYKHNNKYQLNQHKKNIKDVIKESINLPLQFLPTTYNSLDRQKFIQQFWNCKEIYEKRNFENIKKHIYNNGNNTKQSKYIQHNNTQSCNEHNILNKKKKKEKETYSDVMETKNSHLIKELIEKKKKLISKIDDNNNNNNRKHIFKYIKTKDYINCHNGNHLINKFENIIYEKIKNEKYLKKNKKEILLKLYNKILNKIKIIHDGPPYANNDIHIGHILNKVIKDIYLKYFLFQNYFVLLIHGFDTHGLPIEYNVMKLLKINHIQDLNLNSSYIHNQNESLKNEHVFFKSYINLLNKLKNQHKKKKQISFLSNIFEKNNIISKDTIEQQKISTFKNLCKSYASYFVNEQFMSLVSYGIWGYWNYTYITFYKFYEQIQNKVFRDLLKNKYIYMSNRPIYHSYATKTVLSDSEIIYKKRVCNSFYFFYTFFKISDTFLLHLLKEFKENKAINEILEFNQDDVTYFLENYSLVINEIIKNNKENNEGKNILNGNDLFNETNSNDSYLEGQHISNYILKLKNQIIEKIIKKVKILVLTTQMHTIFNNKCLLIHEKYLYRIIHLKYEDEKENQFFIICDKSYNSFSDNLTKYYSKKSPIKEIKNICTFQGNSFMSCTYKNFTNNEENNFIFVSDNEIKESFGTGIVHVAPSHGFTDYNFYYKNNKLKKIYLDISNYQEIEEKKQTRDNNKINISCNDMKAEVSKKIFNENYFIKNNSLSLDVINENVMDENDDLKDEYTELVYKNLEKNIHFIKKYETPSNAQSLLNSLDIMKKKTKKLNINEKDIHSLFFYSFYENILFYFPYEHSYTYDWRSHTTVQIKSLLQIYVDIDKIKNNIPFYQSIKNIHFINKHVKNNLIKTIKDRNEWCISRQKYWGVNIPLKDIELDQNQKIIFNNQIMDVWFDSSVSYIYVLYMCKHILFHTYFNKIWKSVKNYNNTYQKGKGKYKNKINYNNKNENKLSFNIYDVYDQIMNHDEYNIRSMENKDNILLKNILQKKKIFDTSKMYKWINKQIQKGQQKKYYSFQWNSIKDIVFSKNNKKEFFKKHFNIFLCCEGIDQIRGWFQSFFFVFFCLNWINQRKKTRSQLLKNTDKIIDKKGVVIIKREQIKNNIKHYTLNNNNNNDNNNNNNNSIFSDDSLCFNNTSSIETNSKRLPSHSYLPIKNVIVHNYVVDSNNIKMSKSLNNVISPRELFFEKEKDDIPTTSKRKDTQKPDDLNKNTDINNKGNINNNVNNNNDILMKTGKQIDLIKKKNKNKDLNKRFNADIVRLWVCCYNFVNRNISISYEILENINKYIYLKLYNTFKFIMNNIYDLNFDGTKDNMKIKWDNIQMIDKFILYKKDNLIKHCTKAYKNFQLQLLIKYIMNFIYTDLAIYIDYSKDRLYIHEKNSLNRTNCQKILYKILRDLIILLGPIVPHLSEDIYYNLQLLKNKTKRKYMTTHNNNNNNISINEGKIKSLFLRPFPKFKNYKQVNLDTLFLIKYYIHKQISPYFSNSLQAIVYIFSNNDNIINLIKSFLRTPDPLEQFNNYDDLRFLFNVSNIFICDNICQVEEKDKNYKTYKIPLPNINEKNQIKNKNKNKKKNLNDFFQPNQKPIVDHMLNFDENIEHAIISIGINKTESKRCSRCWMYGTVYSFEGEYFCPRCLNVIKSHYN